In the Euphorbia lathyris chromosome 5, ddEupLath1.1, whole genome shotgun sequence genome, one interval contains:
- the LOC136230585 gene encoding uncharacterized protein — protein MACLEMYNPDQHKHHNCPPISPRISFSNDFVDSQQILRNPSSSSLTRSDASVSSDFEFSVSNYSMMSADELFSKGRLLPFKNNSNQTQRTIRDELSSDDDHHHKVSARPPKGRWKGLLGLKRTHIAPKKIDNNDKILENTPPKNSQEYLSNEGGSSNRDVEIGI, from the exons ATGGCATGTTTAGAAATGTATAATCCTGATCAACACAAACATCATAACTGTCCTCCAATTAGTCCTAGAATCTCCTTCTCCAATGACTTTGTTGATTCTCAACAAATCCTCAGAAacccttcttcttcatctttaacAAGATCAGATGCTTCTGTTTCTTCAGATTTTGAATTCTCAGTCTCTAATTATTCAATGATGAGTGCTGATGAACTTTTCTCCAAAGGTAGACTTTTGCCCTTCAAAAACAATTCTAACCAAACTCAAAGAACCATCAGAGATGAACTTtcttctgatgatgatcatcatcACAAAGTTTCAGCTAGACCCCCAAAGGGTAGATGGAAAGGCCTTTTAGGTCTCAAAAGAACCCACATTGCCCCCAAAAAGATTGACAACAATGATAAGATCTTGGAAAACACCCCTCCCAAGAATTCTCAG GAGTATTTAAGTAATGAAGGAGGTTCAAGCAATAGAGATGTGGAGATTGGGATATAA